Below is a window of Anaerolineales bacterium DNA.
TGGGGGGACGTGTTCTTGGGGGGAGGAAGAACGGCGGCCTGCGCGGCCGTCCTACGCCGCCGTCATCCCGCCGTCCACGACCAGCATCTGGCCGGTGACGAAGGAGCTGGAATCCGAGCACAGCCACACCGCCGCGGCGGCGATCTCCTCCGGGCGGCCGGGCCGGCCGAGAGGCTGCAACATGCGCGCCATGACCCTGCCGGCGGGCTCCCAGCGCATGACCCCGTTGATCCCGGCTTCGAGCCATTGCGGCCGGGCCGGGTCCGGGACCATCGCCCCGATCGATATGCGCTTGAGCGTCCGCGCCGCCATCGGCGTATCCACCAATCCGGGGCAGACGACGTTGATGCGGATGTTGTGCGCCGCGTATTCCACCGCCGCCGTCCGCGAAAGCTGGATCACGCCGCCTTTGGCGGCGGCGTAGGCCGGGAACCCGCGCTCGGCGACCATCCCGGCCACCGAGGCCGTGCTGACGATCGCGCCGCCGCCCTTCTGCTCGAGGAACCGCCGGATCTCGGCCCGCATGCACAGCCAGACTCCCTTGAGGTTGACGGCCAGGATGCGGTCCCAGTTCGCCTCTTCACACTCGGCCGTCGGCGCCAACTCGCCTTCCAGGCCGGCGTTGTTGAAAGCCGCATCCAGCCGTCCGAAGGCGTCCACCGCCGCTTCCACCGCCGCCTCCACCTGATCGGCGCGGGTCACGTCGCAATGAACAAATTGGGCGCGGCCGCCGCCGCGGACGATCGCTTCGGCCGCGGCGTTTCCTTCGGCGTCCAAAAGGTCGGCCAGGGTCACCGACGCCCCTTCGCGGGCCATCGCTTCCGCGGCCGCTTTGCCGATCCCGGATGCGGCGCCGGTGATGAGTATGGATTTTGATTCCAGCAAGCCCATACGGCCTCCTGATTTTCCGGAGATGGTTGCCTTGGCGGGAGAAAGGCCGGAAAACCATCGGCGCCCCCGCAACCGTCCCCATCCGAAGGAATGGAGGAAGTGGAATTGGGAGGTCGGGAAACAGGTGATTTGTCCGGCAAGATCAGATCATAATGGGAAAAAGGCCGCGGCGCCGTAAAAAAGAAGTAACTACTCGACCGGTGATCGTCATGTCGGCATCCGGGGCATCATCGGAAACCGCCGGATCCCGGCTTCAATCGCTCCGGGGTTATTACCAAAACCGAATGGATTTGCTCAGCCTCTCCCTCATCCGCCTTTCTGTCGCATCGCTCCGGGACAGGTTCGGGCGCCTTCTCCCAGGCCGACAACGGCGGAAAAAAGAACGTAATTAACCAAAACCGTCAATCTCGGGGGATGGGCTGGGAGAAGGATGGGATGAGGGGAAAATGAAAACTGGTTTTTCCGGACATTTATATAATTCATACATCGGGGTGAGCAGACACAACCGGATTATATTTCCCGAAAAAACCTTTCAATATTCTGATGGTTTAAGGGGCTGACTGGAAAGCGGAAAAACGATTGATCCATTGAAACATTGCCTTCTGGTTGTGTTGTCATCCCCGCGCCGGCCCTCGGCGCGTTCTTCGCCGGGGGTGTTTTTAGCCCAAATCCAGGGTGGATGCCCGCTGGATACACCCCGTTTCCCTCGCTTCCCTCGCTTCCCTCGCTTCACGAGGGCAGGCGCGAGGGCAGGCGCGGGC
It encodes the following:
- a CDS encoding SDR family oxidoreductase is translated as MGLLESKSILITGAASGIGKAAAEAMAREGASVTLADLLDAEGNAAAEAIVRGGGRAQFVHCDVTRADQVEAAVEAAVDAFGRLDAAFNNAGLEGELAPTAECEEANWDRILAVNLKGVWLCMRAEIRRFLEQKGGGAIVSTASVAGMVAERGFPAYAAAKGGVIQLSRTAAVEYAAHNIRINVVCPGLVDTPMAARTLKRISIGAMVPDPARPQWLEAGINGVMRWEPAGRVMARMLQPLGRPGRPEEIAAAAVWLCSDSSSFVTGQMLVVDGGMTAA